A portion of the Pseudomonadota bacterium genome contains these proteins:
- the rplE gene encoding 50S ribosomal protein L5 translates to MAEYVPNLQKRYIERVVPALSKEFGFSNLWQVPRLRRVVCNMGLGEAVQTPKTIESGIQELATISGQKPVVTRAKKSIAGFKLREGAPIGVMVTLRGHRMWEFLERLVFIALPRVRDFRGVSPKAFDGRGNYTLGVREQIIFPEIDYDKIEKIKGLSVTFVTTARTDEHGRALLAKLGMPFRK, encoded by the coding sequence ATGGCTGAGTACGTCCCGAACCTTCAGAAGCGTTACATCGAGCGTGTGGTGCCGGCCCTTAGCAAGGAATTTGGCTTCAGCAACCTGTGGCAGGTGCCACGACTTCGGCGTGTGGTGTGCAACATGGGCTTGGGAGAGGCTGTGCAGACTCCCAAGACCATTGAGAGCGGAATCCAGGAGCTCGCCACCATCAGCGGTCAGAAGCCGGTGGTTACACGGGCCAAGAAGTCGATCGCCGGTTTCAAGCTGCGCGAAGGCGCGCCCATTGGGGTCATGGTGACGTTGCGCGGGCACCGCATGTGGGAATTCCTTGAACGTCTGGTCTTTATAGCCCTGCCGCGTGTGCGCGATTTCCGCGGCGTGAGCCCAAAGGCGTTCGATGGTCGGGGCAACTACACGTTGGGCGTGCGCGAGCAGATCATCTTTCCAGAGATCGACTACGACAAGATCGAGAAGATCAAGGGACTCAGCGTTACGTTCGTGACAACAGCACGGACGGACGAGCATGGCCGTGCGCTGCTCGCGAAGCTTGGAATGCCCTTTAGAAAGTAG
- a CDS encoding type Z 30S ribosomal protein S14: protein MARAQAFAKMKKRPKFSVRQRNRCKVCGRPRGYYRKFELCRICLRRLALQGEIPGVTKSSW from the coding sequence ATGGCACGTGCCCAGGCTTTTGCCAAGATGAAGAAACGCCCGAAGTTTTCGGTTCGGCAGCGCAACCGCTGCAAGGTGTGCGGCCGGCCTCGGGGCTACTACCGCAAGTTCGAGCTCTGTCGCATCTGCCTGCGCCGGCTGGCGCTGCAGGGTGAGATACCGGGCGTAACCAAGTCGAGCT